The following proteins come from a genomic window of Gossypium raimondii isolate GPD5lz chromosome 5, ASM2569854v1, whole genome shotgun sequence:
- the LOC105771445 gene encoding uncharacterized protein LOC105771445 codes for MAASYHLFFIIYLSGFAAFPIFSFVYANANTTQHSWTPINHHLYHSGEGLIEKIKSLVHRHPDKLTVETIQAGTKDYKADITVVTYSQNWEQSDDKSKLRILLSFGQHARELISSELALRILSALGEEQFPPEMDPASLHDTLENVVIKIVPIENLNGRKIVDAGELCERRNGRGVDLNRNWAVDWGKKEKDYDPAEEYPGTAPFSEPETQIMRELAVSFNPHIWVNVHSGTDGLFMPYDHKKSTPDGLPSQRMRELLDELNVLYCSKRCLVGSGGTAVGYLAHGTATDYMYDVVRVPMAFTFEIYGDDKASGADCFKMFNPIDQTTFKRVMDQWCASFFTLFKLGPVCLM; via the exons ATGGCTGCTTCATATCATCTCTTCTTTATTATTTACCTCTCCGGTTTTGCTGCTTTCCCAATTTTCTCTTTCGTTTACGCTAATGCCAATACCACTCAACATTCTTGGACTCCCATCAACCACCATCTCTATCATTCCGG TGAAGGTTTGATTGAAAAGATTAAGTCTTTGGTCCATCGACACCCTGACAAACTCACT GTAGAAACCATTCAAGCTGGGACCAAAGACTACAAGGCAGATATCACAGTTGTTACTTATTCCCAGAATTGGGAACAGAGTGATGACAAGTCCAAGCTCCGGATCCTTCTT AGTTTTGGCCAGCACGCACGGGAGCTTATTTCGTCGGAACTAGCTTTACGGATCTTATCGGCCTTAGGCGAAGAACAGTTTCCACCCGAAATGGACCCTGCTTCCTTGCATGATACCCTCGAGAATGTAGTTATAAAg ATAGTGCCAATAGAGAATTTGAATGGCCGCAAGATTGTTGATGCAGGAGAACTTTGTGAAAGGAGAAATG GGAGAGGAGTTGATCTCAACCGGAATTGGGCTGTTGACTggggaaagaaggaaaag GACTATGATCCAGCTGAAGAGTATCCTGGAACTGCTCCTTTTAGCGAGCCTGAAACCCAAATCATGCGGGAACTTGCCGTATCCTTTAATCCTCACATATGGGTCAACGTGCACTCTGGGACGGAT GGACTGTTTATGCCATATGACCACAAAAAAAGCACCCCTGATGGGTTGCCATCACAACGAATGAGAGAGTTGCTTGATGAACTCAATGTTCTTTATTGCAGCAAGCGTTGCTTGGTCGGTTCAGGTGGAACTGCGGTCGG GTATCTGGCACATGGGACAGCAACAGATTACATGTATGATGTTGTGAGAGTGCCCATGGCATTCACCTTTGAG ATCTATGGAGATGATAAAGCCTCAGGTGCAGACTGCTTTAAAATGTTCAATCCAATAGACCAGACCACCTTCAAG AGAGTTATGGACCAGTGGTGTGCTTCTTTTTTCACACTTTTTAAACTGGGACCCGTGTGCTTGATGTGA
- the LOC105769574 gene encoding uncharacterized protein LOC105769574, giving the protein MVASSRGFTTQLELKLSTLFISYGLAPSKKKRMCFPRDPLTILSRISCCCSEPVVPVRRGSGSGKSNEKVEDWRFDSKKSPHRVRVQASSAMPFASAQSRFPSKQEKFYSRCTPRNSGPQSRDTPPKRDTGIANEKDWGISLLNESVNESGTNEDGSTWYQESGEDLGENGHRCRWTRMGGKSHDGSSEWKETWWEKSDWSGYKELGVEKSGRNAEGDSWWETWQEVLHQDEWSNLARIERSAQKEAKSGSENAGWHEKWWEKYDAKGWTEKGAHKYGRLNEQSWWEKWGEHYDGSGSVLKWTDKWAETELGTKWGDKWEEKFFAGIGSRQGETWHVSPSGERWSRKWGEEHFGNGKVHKYGKSTTGESWDIVVDEETYYESEPHYGWADVVGDSSQLLSIQPRERPPGVYPPLDFGSSPRPGDDQSDKPPTSAS; this is encoded by the exons ATGGTGGCGAGTTCCAGAGGATTCACGACTCAGCTTGAGTTGAAGCTCTCCACGCTCTTCATCTCCTATGGATTGGCGCCGAGTAAAAAGAAGAGAATGTGCTTTCCTCGTGATCCGCTCACTATATTGAGTCGAATCAGTTGCTGCTGCTCCGAACCCGTGGTTCCGGTTCGGAGAGGCAGTGGTTCAGGCAAGAGCAATGAGAAGGTGGAGGATTGGCGATTCGACTCCAAGAAAAGCCCTCACAGGGTTCGAGTCCAGGCCTCTTCCGCAATGCCGTTCGCTTCAGCTCA ATCTCGATTTCCTTCCAAACAGGAAAAGTTCTACTCTCGGTGCACCCCACGGAATTCTGGTCCTCAGTCTCGTGATACTCCACCAAAAAGAG ACACTGGTATAGCAAATGAGAAAGATTGGGGCATTAGTTTGTTAAATGAGAGTGTTAATGAGTCTGGCACAAATGAAGATGGCAGTACCTGGTATCAAGAAAGTGGGGAAGACCTTGGTGAAAATGGGCACCGATGTAGATGGACTAGGATGGGTGGTAAATCCCACGATGGTTCCTCTGAATGGAAGGAAACG TGGTGGGAGAAAAGTGACTGGAGTGGATACAAAGAGCTAG GCGTTGAGAAATCAGGAAGAAATGCTGAAGGAGACTCATGGTGGGAAACTTGGCAAGAGGTGCTTCATCAAGATGAATGGAG TAATTTAGCGAGGATAGAGAGGAGTGCTCAGAAGGAAGCTAAATCAGGCAGTGAAAATGCTGGTTGGCATGAGAAATG GTGGGAGAAGTATGATGCTAAAGGCTGGACAGAAAAAGGGGCACATAAGTATGGTAGACTGAATGAACAGTCATGGTGGGAGAAGTGGGGAGAGCATTATGATGGAAGTGGATCTGTTCtcaaatg GACAGATAAATGGGCTGAGACTGAATTGGGAACTAAATGGGGAGATAAGTGGGAAGAGAAGTTCTTTGCTGGTATTGGCTCGCGTCAAGGGGAAACATGGCATGTATCTCCGAGTGGCGAAC GCTGGTCAAGAAAATGGGGTGAGGAGCATTTTGGAAACGG AAAAGTTCACAAATATGGAAAGAGCACAACTGGTGAAAGCTGGGATATTGTTGTTGACGAAGAGACGTACTATGA GAGTGAACCTCACTATGGATGGGCAGATGTGGTGGGCGACTCAAGCCAGTTGCTATCCATACAACCTCGGGAGAGGCCGCCTGGTGTCTACCCTCCCCTTGATTTTGGGTCATCGCCTCGTCCAGGTGATGACCAATCAGACAAACCTCCCACTTCAGCATCATGA
- the LOC105769575 gene encoding uncharacterized protein LOC105769575, whose translation MYNLKKANAYECAIICNANYDVKIKHILIFYASNGYISYNSITDMLRPSRKLPVENLPCTHKAICDTLMESQKARIPVKEHPGHMHWTWAVAFNPEVPTQTHLLTCDWLLYILVMNQPLEAQLNHPLTGQTHYLIHPTVAL comes from the exons ATGTATAATCTCAAGAAGGCAAATGCATACGAGTGTGCCATTATATGCAATGCTAACTATGATGTGAAGATAAAACATATACTT ATATTTTACGCATCCAATGGTTATATAAGTTACAACAGTATCACTGACATG CTGCGGCCAAGCAGGAAACTCCCTGTCGAAAATCTTCCATGCACACAT AAGGCGATCTGTGATACACTAATGGAATCACAGAAGGCCAGAATTCCTGTCAAAGAGCATCCTGGGCATATGCACTG GACATGGGCTGTTGCGTTTAATCCCGA GGTGCCGACACAAACTCATCTGTTAACTTGTGACTGGCTCCTATATATTCTGGTGATGAATCAACCTCTGGAAG CACAGCTGAATCACCCACTCACTGGGCAGACCCATTACCTAATTCACCCTACAGTGGCCCTTTAA
- the LOC105770133 gene encoding uncharacterized protein LOC105770133 encodes MIKKPQKVNMFIKKWSELDWRLLFLVVVPLSFLFFVSSLTSTHLNSVVSLRSFIFSNLSDFISLHPHSANAVRSLDRSRIAVCLVGGARRFELTGPSIVEKVLKRYPNSDLFLHCPMDKNAFKLSLLRTAPRLASVRIFEQKLVPETGEQVRVLTAANSPNGIQGLLQYFNLVEGCITMIESHQKQHGFTYDWIVRTRVDGYWSAPLHPRHFVAGRYTVPSGSVYGGLNDRLGIGDFFTSKIALSRLALIPEIDKAGYRQLNSESAFKAQLTTLNISYAENRLPFCVVTDRTYEFPPARLGVPVAAMSSLGPLSGAKCRPCSPVCKDGCVANVMSSLDKGWSWTDWGNGTLELCNAQGEWEKGWEKIFDRVAGQKLAQERKRVKSLKLEECIGDFREMKKKAFKWEAPTPEEICGLGLGVSQN; translated from the exons ATGATAAAGAAGCCACAAAAGGTCAacatgtttattaaaaaatggtctGAGCTTGATTGGCGTCTTCTCTTCTTAGTCGTCGTTCCCCTTTCGTttctgttttttgtttcttccttAACTTCTACGCATCTCAATTCTGTCGTCTCGCTCCGCTCCTTTATCTTCAGCAACTTGTCGGATTTTATAAGTTTACATCCCCACTCGGCCAACGCTGTTCGGTCGTTGGACAGGTCGAGGATTGCGGTTTGCTTGGTTGGTGGAGCCAGGAGGTTCGAGCTGACGGGACCTTCCATCGTGGAGAAGGTTCTTAAACGGTACCCCAATTCAGACCTTTTTTTGCATTGTCCCATGGACAAAAATGCCTTCAAACTATCGCTTCTAAGAACTGCCCCCAGGCTCGCCTCTGTTCGAATTTTCGAGCAGAAACTAGTGCCGGAGACGGGGGAGCAAGTCCGTGTCCTCACGGCGGCCAACTCCCCTAATGGCATCCAG GGTCTTCTGCAGTATTTCAATTTGGTGGAGGGATGCATCACGATGATCGAGTCACACCAAAAGCAACACGGCTTCACCTATGACTGGATCGTTCGGACCAGAGTAGACGGTTACTGGAGTGCGCCGTTACATCCCCGACATTTCGTGGCGGGTCGATATACCGTCCCATCTGGGTCAGTTTACGGTGGCCTTAATGACCGCCTCGGCATCGGCGATTTCTTCACTTCCAAGATTGCTCTCTCCCGCCTTGCTCTCATCCCCGAAATCGACAAGGCAGGGTACAGGCAACTCAACTCGGAATCTGCGTTCAAAGCCCAACTCACCACCCTAAACATATCCTATGCGGAGAATAGATTACCGTTCTGCGTGGTGACGGATCGGACGTACGAGTTCCCGCCTGCCCGTTTAGGTGTGCCGGTGGCGGCGATGTCGAGCCTGGGTCCACTGAGTGGGGCCAAATGCAGGCCGTGCAGCCCTGTATGTAAAGACGGTTGTGTGGCGAACGTGATGTCGTCGCTTGACAAGGGATGGAGCTGGACCGACTGGGGTAACGGGACTCTTGAGCTATGCAACGCTCAAGGCGAGTGGGAGAAGGGATGGGAGAAGATTTTCGATAGGGTTGCGGGTCAAAAACTCGCTCAAGAGAGGAAGCGAGTTAAAAGTTTGAAGCTGGAGGAATGTATTGGTGATTTtagagaaatgaagaaaaaggcCTTCAAGTGGGAGGCACCTACGCCGGAGGAAATCTGTGGACTGGGGTTGGGCGTCTCACAAAATTGA